The sequence below is a genomic window from Sceloporus undulatus isolate JIND9_A2432 ecotype Alabama chromosome 5, SceUnd_v1.1, whole genome shotgun sequence.
GTTATCCCATCATAAGCACAGCTGGCAACCAGACACTGAGCATGTTTATCTAGAAGCTGTGCTATTACATTCCGGGGAGTTATTTCCTGTCCATGGTGCTTAAGAGCAAGACCTTAGTCATCCGGCTCCTCATAATGTGCATAGCCACTGGCATATGTCCTTCCCAAATTCAAGTTACTGAACACATCGGTCACTTCTGTTTCTgaatccttccctccttcctcattatcatcttcttcatcatcatcctcgGCTTCACATTCATCATATTCCTCCTCATGATCACCTGTACCAACATCTTTGCTGGCTGAAATATTCTTCCAATAGGCGTCATAGCCAGAAGCTCCATCAGTCTCTTCACCTCCTGTCTGACGGCCAAACCTCAGAGAGCGTGCTAGAAAAAGAGAGAACATGCAAGAGTCCCCATTGTCACAGTTTTTCTTTTAGAATTACACATCAAGTAAGGCAGAGGTTAGAAAAGCCATATAAATCCACAAATAGCTTATTACATAACAATTTCTATGTAGTGAATTTTCTTGGATGTGTATAAATATTAtagaatataataaatattatatcaTGATCTGCAGCAGTAATATGAAGttgtaaatgtaaatttaaagTAACAAATTAGTTTATTCATTCCATTAAGGAGATGCcagaaaaatatttcagaatctttattttctctttcattctctcttttttcaaAGGAACTTCCCTGAATTTGGACATAAATTACACAGTGTATTTCACAGTTCTTCTGAGAGGTAAGGCACAGACCTCAGAAAATCCTCATCAGGCCTGCAAGGTATCTTAAGCAAGCCCCTCTCTTCCTTCAAAGATCTGTTCTCCGGTGCAGGGTGATTCCTCTATTGGCCACTGGTCTTCCCAAATGGGAGGGTGAGAGGTGTGCAGGGCAATCCTGCTGTCATCTCCAATTACTGATGGAATCTCTTCCACAGCCTTATCAACCCTAGTCTCATCACTTCACACATTTACTAGGAATACGAAAAGATTGTACTAAGACAATCCAAGGTTGCTGAGAAGCATCAGCTGTTCAGATATTACAGTGAAACCCAAAGAATATGACATCACTGTGAACTGCATCAATCCTTTCCaaatatttgcaaaacaaaaatggcTTGAGTCTGGATCAAATCAAAATCTGTCCTGTCACTTTCAGTATTTCATACAATTAGGAAACAAGGAAAGGGACAGGGAAGAGTAGAGGTGGACACAGTAATTGAATTCATAAATTCTTAATTCCCTGAATTTATTAAAAAGTGATGAAAAAAATGTTGGGAAAACCCTGTTTTAAGATGAGAAGGACATTCCCAGGCTGCGAACTGGCCTGATCACTGTGTCATAAACTCTGGTTTCTTAAACAGATGCCCATGCCAAGGTCTCTAGTACAGAAAAACCAAAAACCTCCTACTGCAGGGGTTACAGTGAGTGGTCCGATGGCAAACTTACTTGACATGCTCAAGTCCTTGGTCTGCTGTGTTTCATGCCCACACTTTGGGCAAGGAggctcctttcccttttcctgtTTGAAAACCTTGCTCCGTGTGTGGTCATCACAGAAACAAGCCTTCAACATAAAACaaggagaaaggaatgaaaaattatttcatcagatgagacagaaagaaaaagaaagcattgcTTCCATCAGCAGCCTCCTCTCTCTGTAGGATCCATCAGTATGCTCTCTACCTTTCTGCTGTGGCTTTCCTCCACCTCTAGAAGCATTCTCCTTCCCATCAGGTTTTCCCTTGGCTGTTCTGCCCCAGTGACTGCTTCCAAGGCCTCTTCAAGGTTCCCACTCGTCTCTGCCCCAGGCTTTCATGGGCAACCAACCTGCTTACATGTTACCTACATATGATATCACCCGATGGCACCCCATCTTAGAGGAAAGGGCGAGATATAAAAGCAGGAATAGAAAAGAAGACAATCCAGATGCCCCACTAGGTCTTCCTTTGCTGATGAAATGTATTAAAACACAACTCAGCAGCTTTCAGAGCTACCACAGTAACGTAATATGCCATTCAATGAGGTGCATGACACCAACTCTGATAGGACATAAGGTCCATGGAGCAAGAAGACATTTTCTAACTAGATCCATGTGTCTTTAGATGGTCAATACTATTTCGGACAATATTTTATCTGACTAACTGTGGGTATGCAATAATCCCACTGATTAGGATCTAGGTAATTCTAGCCTGAAATGTTAGTTTTTTGGATTACACATTCCAAAATCCCCCTCAAtttagggattctggaagctccAATCCTTAGAAGTAATTTTTTAAGCTCTGATTTAGCAGCAATAGTGCAATGAACTATTAACTTGACAATACAGACAGATACAGATTGGTGCCATAGATATCAAGGGAAAGATAACAGCATTTAGCATcttgaaataaagaaaaacagcagaaagaaaaaagcagcagcaggactCTGGCCACAACAATGAGTAAGGCAGGTAATTTTAGCAGTTACAGCTTTGAAAGACCAGAGTGAAGGAATGTAAATGTCTAGGAACACAGCATGGCAGCTATGTTAATGAAAGCATGATAGGAAGAGGATACAACAACCAGAAGATACAATTTTAATGTATTGTGGGAAAGGATATGACAAGAACTGTCAGCAACTTTAAAGTACAAGAATGGTGCATTTGATACatctcctttaaaatgtttttggtttTACCTTACAGCGGAGGCATGAATGCTGCCCAAGTCGATTACAGGAAACACCTATTAGGTGAGATAAAAAGCATGGTTGAATAATGAGGTTTTTGTGGCTTTACTCTTCTGCCTTCTAACCAAGGTCAGCTATTCAGTTCAGTGAATAGCTTGAGGCTTTATGTGCTTGGGCCTCTTTTGAGTGCAAGGAAAATGAACACTTAGCCTCAGCCTACAAAAGGGAGCAGACATTTTTAATGATGTTCCCACAGAGTGTGAGGACTAGACCAAAATGGGGGTGGAAATATACAGGagagattttttttgtggggttttttgggctatgtggccatgttctaggggAAAaaattcctgacgtttcgccagcatctgtgactggcatcttcagataatactttgtctggaaaaagttgggtgtatatatatactgtgtgagcctgggactccaacatcacccaggacaaaaaagaagcacaatcaaaacactggtagaccgagcaaaacgcatctaggaaccccacttcttggaagattaACTGAAacacttggaccgggctctacaggctaatggttattccaggtcagacatcagaagggctgccaggcccaggaaaacccagagaattgaagacaagcagccacccaaagggaaggtattttttaccatacatgaaaggagtcacagacagactAGGCAAAGTGGTAAGGAAGCATaatctgcaaatggtttacaaaccgacaaagaaatccagcaaatacttcgctcagccaaggaccagagagaccctctcacagccacaggagtttaccgcataccatgcagctgcggacaagtctacatagggaccaccaaatgcagtgtgcaaacaagaatcaaggaacatgagagacactacagactgggtcagccagaaaaatcagcagtagcagaagatgtcacaaaccatcctgggcataaaatactgtttgaaaacactgaaatcctggaccatgccaacaactaccatgtcaggatgcacagagaagccattgaaatctacaaacatatggataatttcaactggaaagaagaaacccttaaaatgaacaaaatttggctaccaatcctgaggaatagcaaaataaggactcagcaaatgcaaatgggaaaccattcatagtcaggggctttcccagcactaattagcagacattaatcctcttttgcattagcctcccagcatgaggccagccatcagcacagaacaatacacatgcaaatcactcttgcattaccaggctcacacagtatatatacacccaactttttccaggcaaagcattctctgaagatgccagccacagatgctggcgaaatgtcaggaaaaaaattctagaacatggcctcatagcctgaaaaccccacaaaaaaccatggatgctggccatgaaagccttcaacttcacatagagGAAAGACACTGAAAGCATACTGACAATAAGCCAGGTACTAGAGCAAGGTGTTCCTGCACATGCTGCTGATTGCAAGTCTAGCAGTTCAGAAGGGAGCAACTTGTAgctttccagttgttgttgttgttgttgttgtactgcaactctcCACATCCTTCAGCccatggctgtgctggctagggcttatgGTAGTTACAGCCCATCAACATGTTTCCCACTGCTGAATAGTCTACATACACTCAAAAATCAGATATTTAAAAGTTCGGGGATATAGCCTAGCTATACATTCAGACACTGTTCAGCACCCCAATGACATCACAAACAGAGCTAAGTAACATTTttgacaactcccataatcccccagtcagtatgctcactGTTTAGTTCTGTAAAGAAATGGAGGGGCATAAAGTATATACTCTACTTTACCATGCTGGACAACACTGCCAAGACCTACTGAGACCAAGGCCAGAGAAAGTGGTATATATTGGGCAAGCAACAGTGAGACTTTCTGAGTTTGATTTTATGGGCCAATGTATTACTACTATgatttatttaaatatgactCAAGGCATTTACAAAGTTAGATACAGATACAGTAAATGTCTGTCTGTGCATCATACAGAggtgaaaatataattaaagtatcaatagaattaaaagcaagcccattttaaaaaagagtcgATATAGCACCTTATTAAAGGGGCTTTCCCCATGAACAATCATTTCTCAAAGGCCTTCCAAACCAAAAAAAGTTTTCACACCTCCCTATGAAAAGGTAGCAAGGAGGGTCCCAGCCTAGTATATCTAGGAAGCGTGTTACAGAGCCTGGGAGGAACCATCAAGATGTATCTGTGAGGGGCAGGGCAAAGAGAAGAGAGTCCTGAGAAGATGCCAAAATACAGGGATGTTCATATGTGGAAATAATGTCATCTAGTCATTATGAGGTCACTCTACTGAACTAATTggttagggtggaaaaataaaatgcacagatttaggatgggggacacctggctgaacaagactacatgtgaaagggatctaggagtccaagtaaaccacaagctgaacatgagtcaacagtgtgatgcggcagctaaaaaggccaatgcaattttaggctgcatcaataaaagtatagtgtctagatcaagaggagtaatattgccactctattctgctttggtcaggccccacctggaatattgtgtccagttctgggaaccacaattcacaaaggacaatgagaaactggagcgtgtccaaaggagggcgactaaaatggtgaagggtctggaaaccatatcctatgaagaacgacttaggaaactgaggatgtttagtctggagaaatgAAAGTTaggaggtaatatgatagccctgtttaaacatctgaagggatgtcatattgaggagggagcacaattattttctgctgctccagagaataggacccagaacaatggatgcaagctacaggaaaagagattccacttcaacattaggaggcacttcctgacaataagggctgtttgacagtggaacacactccctcagagtgtggtggagtttccctccttggaggtctttaagcagaggctggatggccatttgtcagggatgctttgattgagatttcctgcatggcaggggtttggactgaatggcccttgtggtctcttccaactctacgattctatgatatattTCAGAAACAGTTAAAGTGGGTTAACCTTTCCAAAGAGAGGCTTTAGGGAATCAGCTTACATTTAAAGGTCTCGGCTTCCAGAACCTGGCAGCTGGCCTGATGTTCAAACTGATCGTCTTCACAAAGGAAATTGTGGCAAAAAGAGCAGCTGAATATTCTCCCTCCTGgaaaattgagagagagagaacaagaaccTATCAAAACCAATCTGCACGTCACCTACCACCTGCAAGTGATCACTTCTATAAAACCTGAGAAAGAAATCTGACTTTGCTCATAATATACATGTAACTAAGACTCAGTGTGTTGAAGTTTATTTAAAAGTATAAGATTGcaactttccttcttttttaaaaaaaaatgctgtcttTCAATCTAAATATAACCAGTGGAGCTTATTCAAATACCATGCAATAAGTGGGCAATTTAAAACCTGCTTCAACTGAAGAATAGACTTCTATTGTCATACACAGAAAATATGACAACAGGACAGTCAAATTCATTGGAATAAAT
It includes:
- the ZNF330 gene encoding zinc finger protein 330 yields the protein MPKKKTGARKKAENRKEREKQIRASKGNIDLAKHPCNASMECDKCQRRQKNRAFCYFCSSVQKLPLCAQCGKTKCMMKSSDCVIKHAGVYSTGLAMVGAICDFCEAWVCHGRKCLSTHACICPLADAECIECERGVWDHGGRIFSCSFCHNFLCEDDQFEHQASCQVLEAETFKCVSCNRLGQHSCLRCKACFCDDHTRSKVFKQEKGKEPPCPKCGHETQQTKDLSMSTRSLRFGRQTGGEETDGASGYDAYWKNISASKDVGTGDHEEEYDECEAEDDDEEDDNEEGGKDSETEVTDVFSNLNLGRTYASGYAHYEEPDD